A genomic stretch from Enterobacter oligotrophicus includes:
- the glk gene encoding glucokinase: protein MTKYALVGDVGGTNARLALCDVNTGEISQAKTYSGLDYPSLEAVVRVYLEEHKVSVEDGCIAIACPITGDWVAMTNHTWAFSIAEMQKNLGFAHLEIINDFTAVSMAIPMLKPEHLIQFGGTAPVEGKPIAVYGAGTGLGVSHLVHVDKRWVSLPGEGGHVDFAPNSEEEGIILEELRAEIGHVSAERVLSGPGLVNLYRAIVKSDGRLPENLQPKDVTERALADSCIDCRRALSLFCVIMGRFGGNLALNLSTFGGVYIAGGIVPRFLDFFKASGFRGGFEDKGRFRSYVQDIPVYLIVHDNPGLLGSGAHLRQMLGQIL from the coding sequence ATGACAAAGTATGCTTTGGTAGGTGATGTGGGCGGCACCAACGCGCGTCTTGCATTATGCGATGTAAATACCGGTGAAATTTCTCAGGCGAAAACCTATTCAGGGCTGGATTACCCAAGCCTGGAAGCTGTTGTTCGTGTCTATCTGGAAGAGCATAAGGTCAGTGTCGAAGACGGCTGTATCGCGATTGCCTGCCCGATTACCGGCGACTGGGTGGCGATGACCAACCACACCTGGGCATTTTCCATTGCAGAGATGCAGAAGAATCTCGGTTTTGCGCATCTTGAGATCATTAATGACTTCACTGCGGTTTCCATGGCGATCCCGATGCTCAAGCCTGAGCACCTGATCCAGTTTGGCGGTACAGCGCCGGTTGAAGGCAAACCGATTGCTGTGTACGGTGCTGGGACGGGGCTGGGCGTATCGCATCTGGTTCATGTCGATAAGCGCTGGGTGAGCCTGCCGGGCGAGGGTGGCCACGTGGATTTTGCGCCGAACAGTGAAGAAGAAGGCATCATCCTCGAAGAGTTACGTGCTGAGATTGGCCACGTGTCTGCCGAGCGTGTACTTTCCGGTCCGGGGCTGGTGAACCTGTACCGCGCGATTGTGAAATCTGACGGCCGACTGCCGGAAAACCTGCAGCCGAAGGACGTTACCGAACGCGCGCTGGCCGATAGCTGCATCGACTGCCGTCGCGCGCTGTCTCTGTTCTGCGTGATCATGGGACGTTTCGGCGGCAACCTGGCGCTGAATCTCAGCACCTTCGGTGGCGTCTATATCGCGGGGGGCATTGTGCCGCGCTTCCTCGACTTCTTTAAAGCGTCTGGTTTCCGCGGCGGGTTCGAAGATAAAGGACGTTTCAGAAGTTACGTACAGGACATCCCGGTTTACCTGATTGTTCATGATAATCCAGGCCTGCTGGGTTCCGGCGCACATCTTCGCCAGATGCTGGGTCAGATCCTTTGA
- the alaC gene encoding alanine transaminase — translation MAEFSPERRFTRIDRLPPYVFNITAELKMAARRRGEDIIDFSMGNPDGPTPPHIVEKLCTVAQRPDTHGYSTSRGIPRLRRAISRWYQERYQVDIDPESEAIVTIGSKEGLAHLMLATLDHGDTVLVPNPSYPIHIYGAVIAGAQVRSVPLVEGVDFFNELERAIRESYPKPKMMILGFPSNPTAQCVELDFFEKVVALAKRYDVLVVHDLAYADIVYDGWEAPSIMQVPGARDVAVEFFTLSKSYNMAGWRIGFMVGNKTLVNALARIKSYHDYGTFTPLQVAAIAALEGDQQCVKDIAAQYKRRRDVLVKGLHEAGWMVEMPKASMYVWAKIPEPYAAMGSLEFAKKLLQDAKVCVSPGIGFGDYGDTHVRFALIENSDRIRQAVRGIKSMFRADGLLSSSAAKSTAEQP, via the coding sequence ATGGCTGAATTCAGTCCTGAACGCCGTTTTACGCGTATCGATCGTCTCCCCCCTTATGTTTTCAATATCACTGCTGAACTGAAAATGGCTGCGCGTCGGCGCGGCGAAGACATTATCGACTTCAGCATGGGTAACCCTGACGGCCCTACACCACCGCATATCGTCGAGAAATTGTGTACGGTTGCCCAGCGTCCCGATACGCATGGCTACTCAACCTCTCGCGGCATTCCTCGTTTACGTCGTGCGATCTCTCGCTGGTATCAGGAGCGTTATCAGGTGGATATCGATCCCGAAAGCGAAGCGATTGTTACCATCGGTTCGAAAGAGGGCCTGGCCCACCTGATGCTGGCTACGCTGGATCATGGCGATACCGTGCTGGTGCCAAATCCAAGCTACCCGATCCATATTTACGGTGCGGTGATTGCCGGTGCGCAGGTTCGTTCTGTGCCGCTGGTGGAAGGCGTTGATTTCTTTAACGAACTGGAACGCGCAATTCGTGAAAGCTACCCGAAACCGAAGATGATGATCCTCGGCTTCCCGTCAAACCCGACGGCCCAGTGTGTGGAACTCGATTTCTTTGAGAAAGTGGTTGCGCTGGCAAAACGTTACGACGTGCTGGTAGTTCACGATCTCGCCTACGCCGATATTGTTTATGACGGCTGGGAAGCGCCCTCCATCATGCAGGTTCCGGGCGCGCGCGATGTGGCGGTAGAGTTCTTTACGCTCTCGAAAAGCTACAACATGGCAGGCTGGCGTATTGGTTTTATGGTCGGTAACAAAACGCTGGTGAATGCGCTGGCGCGTATTAAGAGCTATCACGACTACGGCACATTCACACCGCTGCAGGTGGCTGCAATTGCCGCCCTGGAAGGTGACCAGCAGTGTGTGAAGGATATTGCCGCACAGTATAAACGCCGTCGCGATGTTCTGGTAAAAGGGTTGCATGAAGCGGGCTGGATGGTGGAAATGCCAAAAGCATCCATGTACGTCTGGGCGAAGATCCCTGAACCTTACGCGGCAATGGGCTCACTGGAGTTTGCCAAAAAACTGCTGCAGGACGCGAAAGTGTGCGTCTCTCCGGGCATTGGCTTTGGTGATTACGGTGATACCCATGTGCGCTTTGCGCTGATTGAAAACAGCGACCGCATCCGCCAGGCGGTAAGGGGAATCAAAAGCATGTTCCGCGCTGACGGGCTGCTATCGTCGTCAGCGGCGAAATCCACTGCCGAACAACCGTGA
- a CDS encoding LytR/AlgR family response regulator transcription factor — MKVIIVEDEILAQQELSWLIKTHSQMEIVGTFDDGLDVLKFLQHNRVDAIFLDINIPSLDGVLLAQNINQFAHKPFIVFVTAWKEHAVEAFELEAFDYILKPYQESRIVSMLQKLEAAWQHQATPVNTSPAVRENDTINLVKDERIIVTPIDDIYYAEAHEKMTFVYTRRESYVMAMNITEFCSKLPAAHFFRCHRSFCVNLNKIREIEPWFNNTYILRLKDLDFQVPVSRSKVKEFRQLMHL, encoded by the coding sequence ATGAAAGTCATCATTGTAGAAGATGAAATTCTGGCTCAACAGGAGCTGAGCTGGCTTATTAAAACGCATAGCCAGATGGAGATTGTAGGCACCTTTGACGACGGTCTGGACGTACTGAAATTTCTGCAGCATAACCGGGTCGACGCTATTTTTCTGGATATCAATATCCCTTCACTGGACGGCGTGCTGCTGGCACAAAATATCAACCAGTTTGCCCATAAACCGTTTATTGTGTTCGTCACGGCCTGGAAAGAGCACGCCGTGGAAGCGTTCGAGCTGGAAGCGTTTGACTATATTCTGAAACCTTACCAGGAGTCGCGAATTGTCAGCATGTTGCAAAAGCTGGAGGCAGCCTGGCAGCACCAGGCAACCCCGGTGAACACGAGCCCGGCAGTACGTGAAAACGACACCATTAATCTGGTCAAAGATGAGCGGATTATCGTGACGCCCATCGACGATATCTACTATGCCGAAGCGCACGAAAAAATGACGTTTGTCTATACACGTCGTGAATCTTATGTGATGGCGATGAACATTACTGAGTTTTGCAGCAAACTACCGGCCGCACACTTCTTCCGCTGTCACCGCTCATTTTGCGTGAATTTGAATAAGATCCGCGAGATCGAACCCTGGTTTAACAATACCTATATTTTGCGTCTGAAGGATCTCGATTTTCAGGTGCCGGTCAGCCGCAGCAAAGTGAAAGAGTTTCGCCAGTTGATGCACCTGTGA
- a CDS encoding sensor histidine kinase → MHEIFDMLLAVFDRAALMLICLFFLIRIRLFRELLHKSAHSPKELLAVTAIFSMFALFSTWSGVPVEGSLVNVRIIAVMSGGILFGPWVGVITGLIAGTHRYLIDIGGVTAIPCFITSIIAGVLSGWINRKIPKKQHWRAGIIAGMVCETLTMILVVLWAPSTALGLDIVSKIGIPMILGSVCIGFIVLLVQSVEGEKEASAARQAKLALDIANKTLPLFRHVNAESLRQVCDIIRRDIHADAVAITNIDHVLAYVGVGEHNYRDNDDTVSPTTRQAINYGKIIIKNNDEAYRTPEIHSMLVIPLWEKGVVTGTLKIYYCHAHQITSSLQEMAIGLSQIISTQLEVSRAEQLREMANKAELRALQSKINPHFLFNALNAISSSIRLNPDTARQLIFNLSRYLRYNIELKDDEQIDIKKELYQIKDYIAIEQARFGDKLTVIYDIDEEVNCVIPSLLIQPLVENAIVHGIQPCKGKGVVTISVTESGNRVRIAVRDTGHGIDPKVIERVESNEMPGNKIGLLNVHHRVKLLYGDGLHIHRLEPGTEIAFYVPNERTSVHAPLSLLP, encoded by the coding sequence GTGCACGAAATATTCGATATGCTGCTGGCGGTGTTCGACCGCGCGGCGTTAATGCTGATCTGCTTGTTCTTCCTCATTCGCATTCGCCTGTTCCGCGAGCTTCTTCATAAGTCTGCACACTCGCCAAAAGAGCTGCTGGCCGTGACAGCCATCTTTTCGATGTTTGCACTGTTCAGCACCTGGTCCGGCGTACCGGTAGAAGGCTCGCTGGTTAACGTGCGCATTATCGCTGTGATGTCCGGCGGGATATTATTCGGCCCGTGGGTCGGTGTTATCACCGGGCTGATTGCGGGCACGCACCGCTATCTGATTGATATTGGCGGCGTAACGGCCATCCCGTGCTTTATCACCAGTATTATCGCCGGGGTCCTTTCCGGCTGGATTAACCGCAAGATCCCGAAGAAGCAGCACTGGCGCGCAGGGATCATTGCGGGCATGGTGTGCGAAACCCTGACCATGATCCTGGTGGTGCTCTGGGCACCGTCCACGGCGCTGGGCCTGGATATCGTCTCCAAAATCGGTATCCCGATGATCCTCGGTAGCGTCTGTATCGGTTTTATCGTACTGCTGGTACAAAGCGTTGAAGGGGAAAAAGAGGCCAGCGCCGCGCGTCAGGCCAAGCTGGCACTCGATATTGCCAACAAAACGCTGCCGCTGTTCCGCCATGTAAACGCAGAATCTTTGCGCCAGGTCTGCGATATTATCCGCCGCGATATTCATGCCGACGCAGTCGCCATTACCAATATCGACCACGTGCTGGCCTACGTTGGCGTGGGTGAGCATAACTATCGCGATAACGATGACACCGTCAGCCCGACCACACGACAGGCGATCAACTACGGTAAAATCATCATTAAAAACAATGATGAAGCCTACAGAACGCCTGAAATCCACTCCATGCTGGTGATCCCGCTGTGGGAGAAAGGCGTAGTGACCGGTACGCTGAAGATTTACTACTGCCACGCGCACCAGATCACGTCGTCACTTCAGGAAATGGCCATTGGGCTGTCGCAGATTATCTCTACTCAGCTGGAAGTTTCCCGCGCGGAGCAACTGCGGGAGATGGCAAATAAGGCAGAGCTACGTGCGCTGCAAAGTAAAATTAATCCCCATTTCCTGTTTAACGCGCTGAATGCCATTTCATCGTCGATTCGCCTGAATCCAGACACCGCTCGCCAGCTGATTTTTAATCTGTCGCGCTATCTGCGCTACAACATTGAGCTGAAAGACGACGAGCAGATCGATATTAAAAAAGAGCTTTATCAGATTAAAGATTACATCGCGATTGAGCAGGCGCGCTTTGGCGACAAACTCACGGTCATTTACGATATTGACGAAGAGGTCAACTGCGTGATCCCGAGCCTGCTTATTCAGCCGCTGGTCGAAAACGCGATTGTTCACGGCATTCAGCCGTGTAAAGGCAAAGGCGTGGTCACCATCAGCGTGACCGAAAGCGGGAACCGCGTGCGCATTGCGGTGCGCGATACAGGCCATGGCATTGACCCGAAAGTCATTGAACGCGTTGAATCAAACGAAATGCCGGGCAATAAGATTGGGCTGCTGAATGTGCACCACCGGGTAAAACTGCTCTATGGCGACGGGCTGCATATTCACCGCCTTGAGCCGGGAACCGAAATTGCGTTTTATGTTCCGAATGAACGAACCTCTGTTCATGCCCCCCTGTCTTTATTGCCGTAG